From the Nitrospirota bacterium genome, one window contains:
- a CDS encoding alpha/beta fold hydrolase produces MMPDLAGHGYSGRPDAPYTLSWHARILIQWMRKLSMPRAHVAGHSYGGGVAQWMLLEDRKRVRRLALVCSGGLGREVAVGMRLASFPLFGPLTRSGADEIRLAHVPWGQVLT; encoded by the coding sequence CTGATGCCCGATCTGGCGGGCCACGGCTATTCCGGCAGGCCGGACGCCCCGTACACGCTTTCATGGCACGCCCGCATCCTCATCCAGTGGATGCGTAAGCTGAGCATGCCACGGGCGCACGTGGCAGGGCATTCCTACGGCGGGGGCGTGGCCCAATGGATGCTTTTGGAGGACCGGAAACGCGTGCGCCGCCTGGCGCTTGTCTGCTCGGGAGGGCTTGGTCGGGAGGTGGCGGTCGGGATGCGCCTCGCCTCGTTTCCGTTATTCGGTCCTCTTACTCGCTCCGGTGCTGATGAAATTCGGCTCGCGCATGTGCCATGGGGTCAAGTCTTGACTTGA
- a CDS encoding glycoside hydrolase family 130 protein, whose product MHIRRTEIRLAPDQNRVVLRPLGFASDEEYVRIIRRAQALPEQDVQRVLDRVLQEFSSRHRWLIKRLLARFHHLEHFLPPGGDISEARKLLIGSYFMFEYSAESAALFNPSILHHPDQSGLPKGSLRFLLSLRSTGEGHVSSISFRSGVIDAHNGISVDPASRFLTEPELIENPAYHKVLFGRKIAEMGLAGEWAERVMGRLGDFFTLKELKHGLKEVLQETAPGQKIGDDNTAKGLWLLAQSNYDIRFPPDQELSERIIFPVTPIQSNGIEDVRLTAHRAEGGNTVYYATYTAYDGRNVLPQLFETEDFLHFKFATLNGPGVQNKGMALFPRKIKGLFAMLSRQDGENVFLMYSDNVHFWNESQLILSPAHPWEFVKMGNCGSPIETEAGWLVLSHGVGPMRKYCLGAFLLDRNDPSKVIGRLRKPLMSPEGTEREGYVPNVLYTCGALVRGDQLILPYGMSDRVTGFAIIPMDEIMAPMA is encoded by the coding sequence ATCCACATCCGCCGGACGGAGATCCGGTTGGCCCCGGACCAAAACCGGGTAGTCCTGCGGCCTCTGGGGTTCGCCTCCGATGAGGAATACGTCAGGATCATCCGTCGGGCGCAGGCGCTTCCGGAGCAGGATGTCCAGCGCGTTCTTGATCGGGTCCTGCAGGAGTTTTCCTCCCGCCATCGGTGGCTGATCAAGCGCCTCTTGGCGAGGTTTCACCACCTGGAACATTTCCTGCCCCCGGGAGGCGACATCTCGGAAGCGCGAAAACTGCTGATCGGCTCCTACTTCATGTTTGAATATTCGGCCGAGTCCGCGGCGCTCTTCAACCCATCCATCCTTCACCATCCCGACCAATCGGGGCTGCCCAAGGGAAGTCTGCGCTTCCTTCTGAGCCTTCGGTCGACGGGGGAGGGTCACGTATCTTCCATTTCTTTCCGCAGCGGCGTTATTGACGCGCACAACGGCATTTCCGTGGACCCGGCATCGCGTTTCTTGACCGAGCCCGAGCTCATTGAGAACCCGGCTTATCACAAAGTTCTCTTTGGGCGGAAGATCGCGGAAATGGGCTTGGCCGGCGAATGGGCGGAACGCGTGATGGGCCGCCTGGGAGACTTTTTCACCCTCAAAGAACTCAAGCATGGCCTCAAGGAGGTGCTTCAAGAAACGGCCCCCGGCCAAAAAATCGGGGACGACAACACCGCCAAAGGCCTGTGGCTTTTGGCGCAGTCCAACTACGACATTCGGTTTCCGCCGGACCAGGAGCTCTCCGAAAGGATCATTTTTCCCGTCACTCCCATTCAAAGCAACGGCATCGAGGACGTGCGTCTGACGGCGCATCGAGCCGAAGGGGGAAACACGGTTTATTACGCCACCTATACCGCCTACGACGGCCGCAACGTGCTTCCCCAGCTCTTTGAAACGGAGGATTTCCTGCACTTCAAGTTCGCCACGCTCAACGGCCCCGGGGTGCAGAACAAAGGGATGGCCCTCTTCCCGCGCAAGATCAAAGGCCTCTTCGCCATGCTCTCGCGCCAGGACGGCGAGAATGTTTTCCTGATGTATTCCGACAACGTGCATTTTTGGAACGAGTCTCAGCTCATCCTCTCACCCGCTCACCCCTGGGAATTCGTGAAGATGGGCAACTGCGGGTCTCCCATCGAGACGGAGGCGGGCTGGTTGGTGCTGAGCCACGGGGTTGGGCCCATGCGGAAGTACTGTCTCGGCGCTTTCTTGCTGGACCGGAATGATCCTTCCAAGGTGATCGGCCGGCTGCGGAAGCCCTTGATGTCCCCCGAAGGGACCGAACGGGAGGGGTACGTTCCCAATGTCCTCTATACCTGCGGAGCGCTTGTGCGCGGCGATCAGCTTATCCTGCCCTACGGCATGTCGGACCGCGTGACCGGATTCGCCATCATTCCCATGGATGAAATCATGGCCCCCATGGCTTGA